Proteins encoded by one window of Homoserinimonas aerilata:
- a CDS encoding type 1 glutamine amidotransferase domain-containing protein, which yields MATLTGKKIAFLATNGFEDSELTSPWKAVTDAGATAVLVAPGSGSIEGKNGHSQPVDAVSGDAEASDFDGLVLPGGVVNADHLRMDDASVAFVRDVFAQHKPVGVICHGAWILTEADLVRDRTLTSYPSLKTDLRNAGAEWVDKEVVVDQGLVSSRTPDDLAAFNAKIVEEFAEGRHAGQTA from the coding sequence ATGGCAACCCTCACCGGCAAGAAGATCGCGTTCCTCGCAACGAACGGATTCGAGGACTCCGAGTTGACCAGCCCGTGGAAGGCGGTGACGGATGCCGGCGCCACAGCGGTTCTCGTCGCCCCCGGTTCGGGATCCATCGAGGGCAAGAACGGCCACAGCCAGCCGGTGGATGCGGTGTCGGGTGACGCCGAGGCATCCGACTTCGACGGTCTGGTGTTGCCGGGTGGCGTCGTCAACGCTGACCATCTGCGAATGGATGACGCATCCGTCGCCTTCGTGCGCGACGTCTTCGCCCAGCACAAGCCGGTCGGCGTCATCTGCCACGGTGCGTGGATTCTCACGGAGGCGGATTTGGTGCGGGACCGCACCCTCACGTCGTACCCGAGCCTGAAGACGGACTTGCGCAACGCGGGCGCCGAGTGGGTGGACAAGGAGGTCGTCGTCGACCAGGGGCTCGTCTCGAGCCGCACCCCGGACGACCTTGCGGCGTTCAACGCGAAGATCGTGGAGGAGTTCGCGGAGGGCCGGCACGCGGGGCAGACGGCCTAG
- a CDS encoding CsbD family protein: MSGSDKIENAAEDMKGKAKEATGKVTDNERLEAEGKTDQAKANLKQAGENVKDAFK; this comes from the coding sequence ATGAGTGGCTCCGACAAGATTGAGAATGCGGCAGAAGACATGAAGGGCAAGGCCAAGGAGGCGACCGGCAAGGTCACCGACAACGAGCGCCTAGAGGCGGAGGGTAAGACCGATCAGGCTAAGGCCAACTTGAAGCAGGCTGGCGAGAATGTGAAGGACGCGTTCAAGTAG
- a CDS encoding GNAT family N-acetyltransferase — MKRRAIRKDHTIIVLSLLLFGAGLIAINVVWPAIFGVAIALAGVVGALMVLYEVRLTKRIAQAEFIRDLQTGFASDPNISEIWRRVLLGEEITHEHRPLVSSFLTFFETLHLLLRRGALELKLVDELFRNRFFLAVGNPGILDTALLKHAASFTNIHRLIHDWHAYWIENGVPVHAGYYSYIRALTEAKGYEVVRLQTEDLPALLELQQQVLDGLGTKPWLRRNSEEMLAECLTGQVSLGARRDGRLVAAAILYDGGTSEENIRKYFTDDEDELGRAINLKLVLVAPGEVRSGLGRTLVELLEAEAAALGKREILCTIHPKNSPSLSLFGKLGHLRLRTVNTAYGRRHVFGRTLAAPNQHWFR, encoded by the coding sequence GTGAAAAGGCGCGCCATCCGCAAGGACCATACGATAATCGTGCTGTCGCTGCTGCTGTTCGGGGCCGGCCTCATCGCCATCAACGTGGTGTGGCCCGCCATCTTCGGGGTCGCCATCGCCCTGGCCGGTGTCGTGGGTGCGCTCATGGTGCTGTACGAGGTCAGGCTGACGAAGCGCATCGCGCAGGCGGAGTTCATCCGGGATCTGCAGACCGGTTTCGCGTCTGACCCGAACATCAGCGAGATCTGGAGGAGGGTGCTCCTCGGCGAGGAGATCACGCACGAGCACCGCCCGCTGGTGAGCAGCTTTCTCACCTTCTTCGAGACCCTGCACCTGCTACTCCGGCGTGGCGCCCTCGAGTTGAAGCTCGTCGACGAGCTCTTTCGCAACCGGTTCTTTCTCGCGGTCGGCAACCCGGGCATCCTCGACACCGCCCTACTGAAGCACGCTGCTTCTTTCACGAACATCCATCGCCTGATTCATGACTGGCATGCCTACTGGATTGAGAACGGTGTACCGGTGCATGCCGGCTACTACTCGTACATTCGGGCGCTGACCGAGGCGAAGGGGTATGAGGTCGTTCGACTCCAGACGGAGGACCTGCCCGCCCTGCTCGAGCTCCAACAGCAGGTGCTGGATGGCTTGGGCACCAAACCGTGGTTGCGCCGCAACTCGGAGGAGATGCTGGCGGAATGCCTGACCGGTCAGGTGTCGCTGGGCGCGCGCCGCGACGGCAGGCTCGTCGCCGCAGCCATCCTCTATGACGGCGGCACCAGTGAAGAGAACATCAGAAAGTACTTCACCGATGACGAAGACGAGCTGGGCCGGGCGATTAACCTCAAGCTGGTGCTCGTCGCCCCCGGCGAGGTTCGCTCAGGCCTCGGCCGAACCCTCGTCGAGCTACTTGAGGCGGAGGCTGCCGCTTTGGGCAAGAGGGAGATTCTCTGCACGATCCACCCGAAGAACTCGCCCAGCCTTTCGCTGTTCGGCAAGCTCGGCCACCTGCGTCTGCGCACCGTGAACACCGCATACGGCAGGCGTCACGTCTTCGGGCGCACACTTGCCGCGCCGAACCAGCACTGGTTCAGGTAG